In Malania oleifera isolate guangnan ecotype guangnan chromosome 8, ASM2987363v1, whole genome shotgun sequence, a single window of DNA contains:
- the LOC131162671 gene encoding uncharacterized protein LOC131162671: MPTFERYKGLFDPIDHLDNFKMLMQLQGAPDAIMCRALTTTLKGTARDWYRTLRLGSIGSFQEMEQMFTGHFLSSRKIAKTTGHLMSMVQGEQETLKNFMHRFNIATLEIRNLDMGVALAALTTALQPESFLYSLGKKPPVDMGELMIRAEKYINLEEMMDMRGSRIERKRKNNSREFGDSYRFVKRHQTSALHTGPKMRGQHNKFSTYTPLNVPHSELLMQIRKKDYISWPKPMRTPLHKRNMSKFCTFHRDHGHDTQECIQLKKEIEVLIRRGHLSKFIKKENPQREPLE; the protein is encoded by the coding sequence atgcccacctttgaaagATACAAAGGTTTGTTTGACCCAATTGATCACCtggataattttaaaatgttgatgcagttgcaagggGCTCCAGACGCCATCATGTGTCGAGCTTTAACAaccacccttaagggtactgCTAGAGACTGGTATCGAACTCTTCGATTAGGATCCATTGGTTCCTTCCAAGAGATGGAACAAATGTtcaccggccacttccttagtagccggaAAATTGCTAAAACAACGggccatctcatgagtatggTGCAAGGGGAGCAGGAGACTCTAAAGAACTTCATGCATCGATTCAACATAGCGaccctagaaatccgcaacttAGACATGGGGGTGGCTTTGGCCGCCTTGACAACGGCTCTCCAACCCGAAAGCTTCTTATACTCCCTAGGGAAAAAGCCGCCGGTGGATATGGGGGAGCTAATGATCCGAGCAGAGAAATACAtaaacctggaggagatgatggatatgAGAGGAAGTCGCATAGAGCGGAAAAGGAAAAACAATAGCAGAGAATTTGGAGACTCCTATAGATTCGTAAAAAGGCATCAAACTAGTGCGCTGCATACGGGCCCAAAGATGAGAGGACAGCAtaacaagttctccacctacacacccctgaATGTACCGCACTCGGAGTTACTGATGCAGATAAGAAAGAAGGACTACATCTCGTGGCCTAAACCTATGCGAACGCCTCTACACaagcggaacatgtccaagttttGCACATTCCATAGAGATCATGGCCACGACACACAAGAATGCATTcagttgaagaaagaaatcgaagtcctaataagaaggggacacCTGTCgaagtttataaagaaagaaaatccacaaagggaaccACTCGAGTAG